A genomic segment from Burkholderia plantarii encodes:
- a CDS encoding DUF1338 domain-containing protein: MRNPNLDTLLAALLGPATADALFATLNLPPCLADWEPGCVTRAELAQALNMALFEGLLERSPNGRAYTRETVEAGGSVCFDHGALRTVRWHDNGALPPGEAAFTRILRPLGFRPNGRYPLDRLGMTGRAYAHEDAPDDIAQFFVSELHPERFSAGFQQAVSNVVSSSRDPLTPEAAGLLWELERDGTLPLAAAQRLLPVLVGAFSRQHAVPAVADYEVLLAESAEMAWIATEGNAFNHATDRVADVFALAEAEKAKGRPMKPEVERSRSGRVFQTAYRADIVEREFRTADGRMLSRSVPGSFYEFITRKREFDRATQRWTLDLRFDAGNAQGIFRMTANAGG; encoded by the coding sequence ATGCGCAATCCCAACCTCGACACCCTGCTGGCCGCGCTGCTCGGCCCGGCCACCGCCGACGCGCTGTTCGCGACGCTGAACCTGCCGCCGTGCCTGGCCGATTGGGAGCCCGGCTGCGTCACGCGCGCCGAGCTCGCGCAGGCGCTGAACATGGCGCTGTTCGAGGGCCTGCTCGAACGCTCGCCGAACGGCCGCGCCTACACGCGCGAGACGGTCGAGGCGGGCGGCTCGGTCTGCTTCGATCACGGCGCGCTGCGCACCGTGCGCTGGCACGACAACGGCGCGCTGCCGCCCGGCGAGGCCGCGTTCACGCGCATCCTGCGCCCGCTCGGGTTTCGCCCGAACGGGCGCTATCCGCTCGACCGGCTCGGCATGACGGGCCGCGCCTACGCGCACGAGGACGCGCCCGACGACATCGCCCAGTTCTTCGTCAGCGAACTGCATCCCGAGCGCTTCTCGGCCGGGTTCCAGCAGGCCGTCTCGAACGTGGTGAGCAGTTCTCGCGACCCGCTCACGCCCGAGGCCGCCGGCCTGCTCTGGGAACTCGAACGCGACGGCACGCTGCCGCTCGCGGCCGCGCAGCGGCTGCTGCCGGTGCTGGTCGGTGCGTTTTCGCGCCAGCACGCGGTGCCGGCCGTGGCCGACTACGAGGTACTGCTCGCCGAATCGGCCGAGATGGCCTGGATCGCGACCGAGGGCAACGCGTTCAACCACGCCACCGACCGCGTGGCCGACGTGTTCGCGCTGGCCGAGGCCGAGAAGGCCAAGGGCCGGCCGATGAAGCCCGAGGTCGAGCGTTCGCGCTCGGGACGCGTGTTCCAGACCGCCTACCGCGCCGACATCGTCGAGCGCGAGTTCCGGACCGCCGACGGCCGCATGCTCTCGCGCAGCGTGCCGGGCTCGTTTTACGAATTCATCACGCGCAAGCGCGAGTTCGACCGCGCCACGCAGCGCTGGACGCTCGACCTGCGCTTCGACGCCGGCAACGCGCAGGGCATCTTCCGCATGACCGCGAACGCGGGCGGCTGA
- a CDS encoding SDR family oxidoreductase has translation MKTWFITGTSTGFGRILTEKLLARGDRVAATLRRPALLDALRERYGQRLWVETLDVTDTERVAPVVEAAFDAFGRIDVLVNNAGYAAFGAADELSDAQLRRQLDTNVLGSIHVARAALPRLRAQGGGRILQVSSMGGQIALPGLCAYHASKWAIEGFFEAVAQDVASFGIEVTLVEPAGAHTRFIHGLDHAQPLDVYADTIVGERRRALASPSTYRLPLSPEKAVDAMIASVDVSPAPRRLVLGGGAYQLIHAALGARLAELEAQREIAFGADDDVS, from the coding sequence ATGAAAACCTGGTTCATCACCGGCACCTCGACCGGCTTCGGCCGCATCCTGACCGAGAAACTGCTCGCGCGCGGCGACCGCGTGGCCGCCACGCTGCGGCGGCCCGCGCTGCTCGACGCGCTGCGCGAACGTTACGGCCAGCGCCTGTGGGTCGAGACGCTCGACGTGACCGACACGGAACGCGTCGCGCCGGTGGTCGAGGCCGCGTTCGACGCGTTCGGCCGCATCGACGTGCTGGTCAACAACGCCGGCTACGCGGCGTTCGGCGCCGCCGACGAACTCAGCGACGCGCAGCTGCGCCGCCAGCTCGACACGAACGTACTCGGCTCGATCCATGTCGCGCGCGCGGCGCTGCCGCGGCTGCGCGCGCAGGGCGGCGGGCGGATCCTGCAGGTGTCGTCGATGGGCGGCCAGATCGCGCTGCCGGGGCTGTGCGCCTATCACGCGTCGAAGTGGGCGATCGAGGGCTTTTTCGAGGCCGTGGCGCAGGACGTGGCGTCGTTCGGCATCGAGGTCACGCTGGTCGAGCCGGCCGGCGCGCACACCCGTTTCATCCATGGCCTCGATCACGCGCAGCCGCTCGACGTCTACGCGGACACGATCGTCGGCGAGCGGCGCCGCGCGCTGGCCTCGCCGTCGACTTACCGGCTGCCGCTATCGCCGGAGAAGGCCGTGGACGCGATGATTGCGAGCGTCGATGTCAGCCCGGCACCGCGGCGGCTGGTGCTTGGCGGCGGGGCGTATCAGCTGATTCACGCGGCGCTGGGCGCGCGGCTCGCCGAGCTGGAGGCGCAGCGCGAGATCGCGTTCGGGGCCGATGATGACGTGAGTTGA
- a CDS encoding branched-chain amino acid ABC transporter substrate-binding protein, which translates to MKIRSRFARRIVLTAVLACAAGGVLAQEIVKIGVASPLTGSAAAYGKDIEDGVRMAVDEANAAHPVIGGKPVRFEVDSQDDQGDPRVGVQVAQQLADDRVAAVIGHFNSGTTLPASKIYAKAGIPMLTPAATNPDITRAGLATVYRVIANDVQNAGNAGVYAATVTRAKRIAIIDDRTAFGQGEADQFEKAVRANGGTVVAHEFVSDKAVDFSAQLTRIKSANADLLFFGGLDAQAAMLVKRMRQLGMRAQFLAGGGVMNANFIRLAGPAAEGASVWEYGQPLARLAKGRQFEAQFRAKYGVDMLAYAPFAYDATWIVIHAMQQAGTAAPAGYNATLKATRYDGITGTIAFMPDGDLKQPSSTLYQVKSLAWVPVTTRQGAE; encoded by the coding sequence ATGAAGATCCGTTCGAGATTCGCCCGTCGCATCGTCCTGACCGCCGTGCTGGCCTGCGCCGCCGGCGGCGTGCTCGCGCAGGAAATCGTGAAGATCGGCGTGGCGAGCCCGCTCACCGGCAGCGCCGCCGCCTACGGCAAGGACATCGAGGACGGCGTGCGCATGGCGGTGGACGAGGCGAACGCCGCGCACCCGGTGATCGGCGGCAAGCCGGTGCGCTTCGAGGTCGACTCGCAGGACGACCAGGGCGACCCGCGCGTGGGCGTGCAGGTCGCGCAGCAACTGGCCGACGATCGCGTCGCGGCAGTGATCGGCCACTTCAACTCGGGCACCACGCTGCCGGCCTCGAAGATCTACGCGAAGGCGGGCATCCCGATGCTCACGCCGGCCGCGACCAATCCCGACATCACGCGCGCGGGGCTCGCCACCGTCTACCGCGTGATCGCCAACGACGTGCAGAACGCCGGCAACGCGGGCGTCTACGCGGCCACCGTCACGCGCGCGAAGCGCATCGCGATCATCGACGACCGCACCGCGTTCGGCCAGGGCGAGGCCGACCAGTTCGAGAAGGCGGTGCGGGCCAACGGCGGCACGGTGGTGGCGCACGAGTTCGTGTCGGACAAGGCGGTCGATTTCAGCGCGCAGCTCACGCGCATCAAGAGCGCCAACGCGGACCTGCTGTTCTTCGGCGGGCTCGACGCGCAGGCCGCGATGCTGGTCAAGCGGATGCGCCAGCTCGGCATGCGCGCGCAGTTCCTGGCCGGCGGCGGCGTGATGAACGCGAACTTCATCCGGCTGGCCGGTCCGGCGGCCGAGGGCGCCTCGGTGTGGGAGTACGGCCAGCCGCTCGCGCGGCTCGCGAAGGGCCGGCAGTTCGAGGCGCAGTTCCGCGCCAAGTACGGCGTGGACATGCTGGCCTACGCGCCGTTCGCCTACGACGCCACCTGGATCGTGATCCACGCGATGCAGCAGGCCGGCACGGCGGCGCCCGCCGGCTACAACGCGACGCTGAAGGCGACGCGCTACGACGGCATTACCGGCACCATCGCCTTCATGCCCGACGGCGACCTGAAGCAGCCCAGCTCGACGCTCTACCAGGTGAAGTCGCTCGCCTGGGTGCCGGTCACGACGCGTCAGGGCGCCGAATGA
- a CDS encoding (2Fe-2S)-binding protein: MTHDSPTPFAPESGDGTAPATARTASPATAVVPAVVPAAGPPSGSAPASAAEPRPAISRRRFLQAGASGAAAVGTGGWLDGATAAEPPAAASDAPAAALQPAANDGGRPNLRFTVNGVTHELTVAPNAILLDVLRDTLQLTGTKKGCDHGQCGACTVHVNGVAINSCLSLALMHEGDEITTVEGLARNGRLHPIQQAFWDHDAYQCGYCTAGQMMSAVAVLRDARIPADDHSVREAMSGNICRCGAYRNIVAAIQDARAKGGRNP; the protein is encoded by the coding sequence ATGACCCACGATTCCCCGACTCCGTTCGCCCCCGAGTCCGGCGACGGCACCGCCCCGGCCACGGCCCGGACGGCCAGCCCCGCTACCGCCGTCGTCCCCGCCGTCGTCCCCGCCGCCGGGCCGCCCTCCGGTTCCGCGCCGGCGTCGGCGGCCGAGCCGCGCCCCGCGATTTCGCGGCGCCGCTTCCTGCAGGCCGGTGCCTCGGGCGCGGCCGCCGTCGGCACGGGCGGCTGGCTCGACGGCGCGACGGCGGCGGAACCGCCCGCCGCCGCGAGCGACGCGCCCGCCGCCGCGCTCCAGCCGGCCGCGAACGACGGCGGCCGCCCGAACCTGCGCTTCACCGTCAACGGCGTCACGCACGAGCTGACAGTGGCGCCGAACGCGATCCTGCTCGACGTGCTGCGCGACACGCTGCAGCTGACCGGCACGAAAAAAGGTTGTGACCACGGCCAGTGCGGCGCCTGCACGGTCCACGTCAACGGCGTGGCGATCAACTCGTGCCTGTCGCTCGCGCTGATGCACGAGGGCGACGAGATCACCACGGTCGAGGGGCTCGCGCGGAACGGCCGCCTGCACCCGATCCAGCAGGCGTTCTGGGACCACGACGCCTACCAGTGCGGCTACTGCACCGCCGGCCAGATGATGAGCGCGGTGGCGGTGCTGCGCGACGCGCGGATCCCCGCCGACGACCATTCGGTGCGCGAGGCGATGAGCGGCAACATCTGCCGCTGCGGCGCCTATCGCAACATCGTCGCCGCGATCCAGGACGCGCGCGCCAAGGGCGGGAGGAATCCCTGA
- a CDS encoding FAD binding domain-containing protein → MRSFDYQRADSVAQALAARAADQAVFLAGGTTLLDLMKLDVMRPARVVDIHKLALDRIEPLPDGRVRIGAMVSNTALAHDDAIRHAYPLLSQALLSGASTQLRNKATTAGNLMQRVRCGYFRDGVSPCNKREPGSGCAAIDGQNRNVHAVLGGSEHCIAAHPSDMCVAMAAIGARVQVQGPAGTREIDFADFHLLPGATPWREHALADGELITHVTLDAPLAGSRSAYLKLRDRASYQFALASCAAIVVMRGGTIETARLALGGVATRPWRALAAEQALAGQPATVDTFAKAAALALADARSYGQNGFKIALGQQAIVRNLQTVTA, encoded by the coding sequence ATGCGCAGCTTCGACTACCAGCGCGCCGATTCGGTGGCGCAGGCGCTGGCCGCGCGCGCGGCCGACCAGGCGGTGTTCCTCGCGGGCGGCACCACGCTGCTCGACCTGATGAAGCTCGACGTGATGCGCCCGGCGCGCGTGGTCGACATCCACAAGCTCGCGCTGGACCGGATCGAGCCGCTGCCCGACGGGCGCGTGCGGATCGGCGCGATGGTGTCGAACACCGCGCTCGCGCACGACGACGCGATCCGCCATGCCTATCCGCTGCTCTCGCAGGCGCTGCTGTCGGGCGCCAGCACGCAGCTGCGCAACAAGGCCACCACCGCCGGCAACCTGATGCAGCGCGTGCGCTGCGGCTACTTCCGCGACGGCGTCTCGCCCTGCAACAAGCGCGAGCCGGGTTCGGGGTGCGCCGCGATCGACGGCCAGAACCGCAACGTCCACGCGGTGCTCGGCGGCAGCGAACACTGCATCGCCGCGCATCCGTCCGACATGTGCGTGGCGATGGCCGCGATCGGCGCGCGGGTGCAGGTGCAGGGGCCGGCCGGCACGCGCGAGATCGACTTCGCCGATTTCCACCTGCTGCCCGGCGCCACGCCGTGGCGCGAGCACGCGCTGGCCGACGGCGAACTGATCACGCACGTCACGCTCGACGCGCCGCTCGCCGGCAGCCGCTCGGCCTACCTGAAGCTGCGCGACCGCGCCTCGTACCAGTTCGCGCTGGCCTCGTGCGCGGCCATCGTGGTGATGCGCGGCGGCACCATCGAGACCGCGCGGCTCGCGCTGGGCGGCGTGGCCACCCGGCCGTGGCGCGCGCTCGCGGCCGAACAGGCGCTGGCCGGCCAGCCGGCCACGGTCGACACGTTCGCGAAGGCCGCCGCGCTGGCGCTCGCCGACGCGCGCTCGTATGGCCAGAACGGCTTCAAGATCGCGCTCGGCCAGCAGGCGATCGTGCGCAACCTGCAGACGGTCACCGCATGA
- a CDS encoding xanthine dehydrogenase family protein molybdopterin-binding subunit, with amino-acid sequence MSESTIGRPMKRVDGQLKVTGAARYTADQHPPGMVYAYGVFSTIASGRVTRIDTSDARRVPGVIEVLHHEHVPRMYRPKKSPISIPTILRATITDESRLPLEDANVNYAGQFVALVIADTFEHAREAACRLRVDYARNRAAATLEQGLAAGGSRDGGRGHARGEAEPAFDAAPHRIDATYRTPVETHNPMEMHATVARWEDGHLYVFEASQGVTVHRNTLASVFGLTPDQVTVDAPFIGSGFGGKLFMWPHSVAASAAALAVGRPVQLVVPRAQMFTTTGHRPETRQRLRLAADASGRLVSLRHESINTTSMTDQFVENCGGVSRVLYSCPNVLVSHQTTRVNHGSATSMRAPGAAPGLFALESAIDELALAVGQDPLAFRLRNLSTRDEVANLPWSGNHLPEAIATAAARFGWDARDPGIGAMRDGREVIGYGMAACNWDAYRTPAEARVQLSADGTVLVNCAVQDIGTGTYTIAAQIVAELTGLPVERIKVRLGNSSFPPAPMSGGSWATASVSPAIAEATRNAIAQLKTIATADGAPFAGVKPEDLRFERGMLGDGEHEAGFDAVLKARRYANAEGFASTAAAPSGKVSFRSFGVHFVEVRWDPGISQLRVARVVSAIDVGRVMNPLTARNQVEGAIVMGVGMALFEATEYDPRTGLPANNNYAEYVVPVHADQPEIEVIFLDHPDFELNEFGARGVGEIGITGLAAAVANAVHHATGKRVRELPITLDKLLDPAAPVFA; translated from the coding sequence ATGAGCGAATCGACGATCGGCCGGCCAATGAAGCGCGTGGACGGCCAACTGAAGGTGACGGGCGCCGCGCGCTACACGGCCGACCAGCACCCGCCCGGCATGGTGTACGCCTACGGCGTGTTCAGCACCATCGCGAGCGGACGCGTCACGCGCATCGACACCAGCGACGCGCGCCGCGTGCCGGGCGTGATCGAGGTCCTCCATCACGAGCACGTGCCGCGCATGTACCGGCCGAAGAAGAGCCCGATCTCGATCCCGACCATCCTGCGCGCGACCATCACCGACGAATCGCGCCTGCCGCTCGAGGACGCCAACGTCAACTACGCGGGCCAGTTCGTGGCGCTGGTGATCGCCGACACCTTCGAGCATGCACGCGAGGCCGCCTGCCGGTTGCGCGTGGACTACGCGCGCAACCGCGCCGCCGCCACGCTCGAGCAGGGGCTCGCGGCGGGCGGCTCGCGCGACGGCGGGCGCGGCCATGCGCGCGGCGAGGCCGAGCCGGCGTTCGACGCGGCGCCGCACCGGATCGACGCGACCTATCGCACGCCGGTGGAAACCCACAACCCGATGGAGATGCATGCCACCGTGGCGCGCTGGGAGGACGGCCATCTCTACGTGTTCGAGGCCTCGCAGGGCGTCACCGTGCATCGCAACACGCTTGCCAGCGTGTTCGGCCTCACGCCCGACCAGGTCACCGTGGACGCGCCGTTCATCGGCTCGGGCTTCGGCGGCAAGCTGTTCATGTGGCCGCATTCGGTGGCGGCCAGCGCCGCCGCGCTCGCGGTCGGCCGGCCCGTGCAGCTGGTGGTGCCGCGCGCGCAGATGTTCACCACCACCGGCCATCGCCCCGAGACCAGGCAGCGGCTGCGGCTGGCCGCCGACGCCTCGGGCCGGCTCGTCTCGCTGCGCCACGAATCGATCAACACCACCTCGATGACCGACCAGTTCGTCGAGAACTGCGGCGGCGTCTCGCGCGTGCTCTACTCCTGCCCGAACGTGCTGGTGAGCCACCAGACCACGCGCGTGAACCACGGCTCGGCCACCTCGATGCGCGCGCCGGGCGCCGCGCCCGGGCTGTTCGCGCTCGAATCGGCGATCGACGAACTCGCGCTCGCGGTCGGCCAGGACCCGCTGGCGTTCCGGCTGCGAAACCTTTCCACGCGCGACGAGGTGGCCAACCTGCCGTGGTCCGGCAACCATCTGCCCGAGGCGATCGCCACGGCGGCCGCCCGCTTCGGCTGGGACGCGCGCGATCCGGGCATCGGCGCGATGCGCGACGGCCGCGAGGTGATCGGCTACGGCATGGCCGCCTGCAACTGGGACGCCTACCGCACCCCGGCGGAGGCGCGCGTGCAGCTGTCGGCCGACGGCACCGTGCTCGTCAACTGCGCGGTGCAGGACATCGGCACCGGCACCTACACGATCGCCGCGCAGATCGTGGCGGAGCTGACCGGGCTGCCGGTCGAGCGCATCAAGGTGCGGCTCGGCAATTCCTCGTTCCCGCCCGCGCCGATGTCGGGCGGCTCGTGGGCCACCGCGAGCGTGTCGCCGGCCATCGCCGAGGCCACCCGCAACGCGATCGCGCAGCTGAAGACGATCGCCACCGCCGACGGCGCGCCGTTCGCCGGCGTGAAGCCCGAGGACCTGCGTTTCGAGCGCGGCATGCTCGGCGACGGCGAGCATGAAGCCGGGTTCGACGCGGTGCTCAAGGCACGCCGCTACGCCAATGCCGAAGGCTTCGCAAGCACCGCCGCGGCGCCCTCGGGCAAGGTCTCGTTCCGCTCGTTCGGGGTCCACTTCGTCGAGGTCCGCTGGGACCCGGGCATCTCGCAACTGCGCGTGGCGCGCGTGGTCAGCGCGATCGACGTGGGCCGCGTGATGAACCCGCTGACGGCGCGCAACCAGGTGGAAGGCGCGATCGTGATGGGCGTGGGCATGGCGCTGTTCGAGGCCACCGAGTACGACCCGCGCACCGGCCTGCCCGCCAACAACAACTACGCCGAATACGTGGTGCCGGTCCACGCGGACCAGCCCGAGATCGAGGTGATCTTCCTCGATCACCCCGATTTCGAACTGAACGAGTTCGGCGCGCGCGGGGTGGGCGAGATCGGCATCACCGGGCTCGCGGCGGCGGTGGCGAATGCGGTCCACCACGCCACCGGCAAGCGCGTGCGCGAGCTGCCGATCACGTTGGACAAGCTGCTCGATCCGGCCGCGCCGGTGTTCGCGTAG
- a CDS encoding aldehyde dehydrogenase family protein translates to MNATRILSELGIERLADSGDLAVHSPIDGQPIGRVASRSAAEVDAALDAAQRAFLAWREVPAPRRGELVRILGNKLREKKQALGALITLECGKILQEGLGEVQEMIDICDFAVGLSRQLYGLTIASERPGHRMAETWHPLGVCTVISAFNFPAAVWSWNAALALVCGNAVIWKPSEKTPLTALATQQILDDALREFGDAPAGLSAVLNGGREVGEQLVADPRSNLVSATGSTAMGRAVGVEVARRFGRSLLELGGNNAGIVSSTANMELALRGILFSAVGTAGQRCTSLRRLFVQADVYAATVERLKALYAKVTIGNPLEAGTLMGPLIDGASFARMQAALAQARREGGTVFGGERHAVPGHDGGFYVRPAIVEMPAQTDVVLTETFAPILYVLKYERFDEAIAANNAASHGLSSCVFTTDLRESERFLSAAGSDCGIANVNIGPSGAEIGGAFGGEKETGGGRESGSDAWKSYMRRATNTINYSSALPLAQGIDFNID, encoded by the coding sequence GTGAACGCAACCCGCATCCTTTCCGAACTCGGTATCGAGCGTCTGGCCGACTCGGGCGACCTCGCCGTCCATTCGCCGATCGACGGCCAGCCGATCGGCCGCGTGGCGAGCCGCTCGGCGGCCGAGGTCGACGCGGCGCTCGACGCCGCGCAGCGCGCCTTCCTCGCCTGGCGCGAGGTGCCGGCGCCGCGTCGCGGCGAGCTGGTGCGCATCCTCGGCAACAAGCTGCGCGAGAAGAAGCAGGCGCTCGGCGCGCTGATCACGCTCGAATGCGGCAAGATCCTGCAGGAAGGGCTTGGCGAAGTGCAGGAGATGATCGACATCTGCGATTTCGCGGTGGGCCTGTCGCGCCAGCTGTACGGCCTGACCATCGCGTCCGAGCGCCCCGGCCACCGGATGGCCGAGACCTGGCATCCGCTCGGCGTCTGCACGGTGATCTCGGCGTTCAACTTCCCGGCCGCCGTCTGGTCGTGGAACGCGGCGCTCGCGCTGGTGTGCGGCAACGCCGTGATCTGGAAGCCGTCGGAGAAGACGCCGCTCACCGCGCTGGCCACCCAGCAGATCCTCGACGACGCGCTGCGCGAATTCGGCGATGCGCCGGCCGGCCTCTCGGCCGTGCTCAACGGCGGGCGCGAGGTGGGCGAGCAACTGGTGGCCGATCCGCGCTCGAACCTGGTGAGCGCCACCGGCAGCACCGCGATGGGCCGCGCGGTGGGCGTGGAAGTGGCGCGCCGCTTCGGCCGCTCGCTGCTCGAACTGGGCGGCAACAACGCGGGCATCGTCTCGTCGACGGCGAACATGGAGCTCGCGCTGCGCGGCATCCTGTTCTCGGCGGTCGGCACCGCCGGCCAGCGCTGCACCTCGCTGCGGCGCCTGTTCGTGCAGGCCGACGTCTACGCGGCCACCGTCGAGCGGCTCAAGGCGCTCTACGCGAAGGTCACGATCGGCAATCCGCTCGAGGCCGGCACGCTGATGGGGCCGCTCATCGACGGCGCCTCGTTCGCGCGCATGCAGGCGGCGCTCGCGCAGGCGCGCCGCGAGGGCGGCACGGTGTTCGGCGGCGAGCGCCACGCGGTGCCGGGCCACGACGGCGGCTTCTACGTGCGGCCGGCGATCGTCGAGATGCCGGCGCAGACCGACGTGGTGCTGACCGAGACGTTCGCGCCGATCCTCTACGTGCTGAAGTACGAGCGCTTCGACGAGGCGATCGCCGCCAACAACGCGGCCTCGCATGGCCTGTCGTCGTGCGTGTTCACCACCGACCTGCGCGAGAGCGAGCGCTTCCTGTCGGCGGCCGGCAGCGACTGCGGGATCGCCAACGTCAACATCGGGCCGAGCGGCGCCGAGATCGGCGGCGCGTTCGGCGGCGAGAAGGAGACGGGCGGCGGGCGCGAGTCGGGCTCGGATGCCTGGAAGAGCTACATGCGCCGCGCCACCAACACCATCAACTACTCGTCGGCGCTGCCGCTCGCGCAGGGCATCGACTTCAACATCGACTGA
- a CDS encoding LysR substrate-binding domain-containing protein, translating into MRKFKIPNMGALLAFEAAARHESFTYAARELFLTESAISRQIATLEASLGVRLFVRAKQRVVLTRAGRLYSTQVRRALEHLDRDTLSIIAHGSGGSYLELAVLPTFASQWLIPRLKDFYDRTPDVRVNMGARTGIFSFAESHFEAAIHYGKPTWPGASADYLFGEEVVPVCAPALLNKPVRKPHELLAWPLLHSTTRPDGWARWFASLGVDEHGTMQGDRYELHTMLISAAAAGLGIALVPKFFVDGREKQLGIVVPYVVPPAQAARAAADDDAAYYLVYPTELSHSKPLEAFRAWLLAQARAYGEAPGRTARV; encoded by the coding sequence ATGCGCAAATTCAAGATCCCGAACATGGGCGCCCTGCTGGCGTTCGAGGCGGCGGCCCGCCATGAGAGCTTCACCTACGCGGCGCGCGAGCTGTTCCTGACGGAAAGCGCGATCTCGCGGCAGATCGCGACGCTGGAGGCCAGCCTCGGCGTGCGCCTGTTCGTGCGCGCCAAGCAGCGCGTGGTGCTCACGCGCGCCGGGCGCCTCTACAGCACGCAGGTGCGCCGCGCGCTCGAGCATCTCGACCGCGACACGCTCTCGATCATCGCGCACGGCAGCGGCGGCAGCTACCTGGAGCTGGCGGTGCTGCCCACCTTCGCATCGCAATGGCTGATTCCGCGCCTGAAGGATTTCTACGATCGCACGCCCGACGTGCGCGTGAACATGGGCGCGCGCACCGGGATCTTTTCGTTCGCGGAATCGCACTTCGAGGCGGCGATCCATTACGGCAAGCCGACCTGGCCCGGCGCGTCGGCCGACTACCTGTTCGGCGAGGAGGTCGTGCCGGTCTGCGCGCCGGCGCTGCTGAACAAGCCCGTGCGCAAGCCGCACGAGCTGCTCGCCTGGCCACTGCTGCACTCGACCACGCGGCCCGACGGCTGGGCGCGCTGGTTCGCCTCGCTCGGCGTGGACGAGCACGGCACCATGCAGGGCGACCGCTACGAGCTGCACACCATGCTGATCAGCGCCGCGGCGGCCGGGCTCGGTATCGCGCTGGTGCCGAAGTTCTTCGTGGACGGGCGCGAGAAGCAGCTCGGGATCGTGGTGCCCTATGTGGTGCCGCCCGCGCAGGCCGCGCGGGCGGCGGCCGACGACGACGCCGCCTATTACCTCGTCTATCCGACCGAGCTCAGCCACAGCAAGCCGCTCGAGGCGTTTCGCGCGTGGCTGCTGGCGCAGGCGCGCGCGTATGGGGAGGCGCCGGGAAGAACGGCACGGGTTTAG
- a CDS encoding GNAT family N-acetyltransferase encodes MHLIASTTPADADTLVAIRIAAMRASLEAIGRFDPQRARERFLASFDPATCRFIVADGARAGLLAVHHAADHWRLDHLYLLPGQQRRGIGAAVLDTVLREADARRMPVRVGALRGSDSNRFYLRHGFVVTGETEWDIDYLREPRLPGQPD; translated from the coding sequence ATGCACCTGATCGCCTCCACGACGCCCGCCGACGCCGACACGCTGGTGGCGATCCGCATCGCCGCGATGCGCGCCAGCCTCGAAGCGATCGGCCGCTTCGATCCGCAACGCGCGCGCGAGCGCTTCCTCGCGTCGTTCGATCCGGCCACCTGCCGGTTCATCGTGGCGGACGGCGCGCGGGCCGGCTTGCTTGCGGTGCATCACGCGGCCGACCACTGGCGGCTCGACCACCTCTACCTGCTGCCCGGGCAGCAGCGCCGCGGGATCGGCGCGGCCGTGCTCGACACCGTGTTGCGCGAGGCCGATGCGCGGCGCATGCCGGTGCGCGTCGGCGCGCTGCGCGGCAGCGATTCGAACCGCTTCTACCTCCGCCACGGCTTCGTCGTGACGGGCGAGACCGAATGGGATATCGATTACCTGCGCGAGCCGCGGCTTCCGGGCCAACCGGACTAG